In the Agrococcus sp. Marseille-Q4369 genome, one interval contains:
- the cofE gene encoding coenzyme F420-0:L-glutamate ligase — protein MSEPDLELRAVRGMGEIRPGDDLPSLVADAIAPLEPRDGDIVVVTSKVVSKAEGRIRPAAEREQAITEESVRLVASRAFPGGITRIVEHRTGLVLAAAGVDASNTDDGTILLLPEDSDASARAIAERLRSRFGAEIGVVVSDTLGRAWRVGQTDVAIGAAGIRVLEPLAGALDANGRPLTVTAPAIADEIAGAADLVAGKADGVPVVLVRGLGRHVTGLDEPGATRLVRREGDMFHLGSDEAYRLGREAGRIDALAEAGASHDG, from the coding sequence ATGAGCGAGCCCGACCTCGAGCTGCGGGCCGTGCGGGGGATGGGCGAGATCCGTCCCGGCGACGACCTGCCGTCGCTCGTCGCCGATGCGATCGCGCCGCTCGAGCCGCGGGACGGCGACATCGTCGTCGTCACGAGCAAGGTCGTCTCGAAGGCCGAGGGACGCATCCGCCCCGCCGCCGAGCGCGAGCAGGCGATCACCGAGGAATCCGTGCGGCTCGTCGCCTCGCGCGCGTTCCCGGGCGGCATCACGCGCATCGTCGAGCACCGCACCGGCCTCGTGCTCGCCGCCGCGGGCGTCGACGCGTCGAACACCGACGACGGCACGATCCTGCTCCTCCCGGAGGACTCGGATGCGTCGGCTCGCGCGATCGCCGAGCGGCTGCGGTCGCGCTTCGGTGCCGAGATCGGCGTCGTCGTGAGCGACACGCTCGGCCGCGCGTGGCGCGTCGGGCAGACCGACGTCGCGATCGGCGCCGCCGGCATCCGCGTGCTCGAGCCGCTCGCGGGCGCGCTCGACGCGAACGGCAGGCCGCTCACCGTCACCGCCCCGGCGATCGCCGACGAGATCGCGGGCGCCGCCGACCTCGTCGCCGGCAAGGCCGACGGCGTGCCCGTCGTGCTCGTGCGCGGCCTCGGCCGGCACGTGACGGGGCTCGACGAGCCCGGCGCGACGCGGCTCGTGCGGCGCGAGGGCGACATGTTCCACCTCGGCTCCGACGAGGCCTACCGGCTCGGGCGCGAGGCGGGCAGGATCGACGCACTGGCAGAGGCGGGAGCGAGCCATGACGGCTGA
- the coaD gene encoding pantetheine-phosphate adenylyltransferase has product MPRIAVVPGSFDPVTLGHLDVIGRAAKIFDEVHVVVTHNPDKHAFLPVVEREALIERSIEEARIEGQIRIANWSMGLLVDYCQQVGAEVLVKGIRSSTDLSYETPMSIVNRNLAGVETIFMLPNPENAHVSSSLVRQVSELGGDISPYVPRAVATFLQSR; this is encoded by the coding sequence ATGCCTCGCATCGCCGTCGTGCCCGGTTCGTTCGACCCTGTCACCCTGGGTCACCTCGACGTCATCGGGCGAGCCGCGAAGATCTTCGACGAGGTGCACGTCGTCGTCACGCACAACCCCGACAAGCACGCGTTCCTGCCGGTCGTCGAGCGCGAGGCGCTCATCGAGCGCTCGATCGAGGAGGCTCGCATCGAGGGCCAGATCCGCATCGCGAACTGGTCGATGGGCCTGCTCGTCGACTACTGCCAGCAAGTCGGCGCCGAGGTGCTCGTGAAGGGCATCCGCTCGTCGACCGACCTCTCGTACGAGACGCCGATGTCGATCGTGAACCGCAACCTCGCGGGCGTCGAGACGATCTTCATGCTCCCGAACCCCGAGAACGCGCACGTCTCGTCGAGCCTCGTGCGGCAGGTCTCGGAGCTCGGCGGCGACATCAGCCCCTACGTGCCGCGGGCGGTCGCGACCTTCCTGCAGTCGCGATGA
- a CDS encoding ATP-dependent DNA helicase RecG, whose amino-acid sequence MVSKAAGGALPEGLERPLERLLGKAQAGKLHRAFGLETVGDLLWHLPRRYAKRGELTELRSLVPGEHVTVVAKVRSVETRDLQRDARGRPRSLTSITITDGSSELELAFFNQAWRKAELHQGVTALFSGVVGDYKGKRQLTHPDYELFDEEAGVDAERWAQQPVPIYPATQSLATTKIQAMVAQALDSLDVVRDPVPAEVRAEHRLMSLLEALRMAHQPETEQDAYRARHSLAWQEAFLLQTYLLATRDWFDTLPTQPRHPGALLERFDAGLPWQLTDDQRAAGDAIAADLASGTAMHRLVQGEVGSGKTVVATRAMLTVAESGGQAALLAPTEVLAVQHLRSIVRSLGPELAAQLQPTLLTGQMPAADRKRAALAIAAGSARIVVGTHALLSERTTFAELALVVIDEQHRFGVAQREALRAKGIHPHTLVLTATPIPRTIAMTAFGDLDVSTIRSLPAGRSPIKTFVVDPVERPAHFGRVWSRMREELDAGRQAFVVCPAISPGKLEGIDRSDDEADASAGTRPLPPVDDVVTTLARLRERPELRGKVLAQLTGADTTEQKDAVMRAFRDREIDVLVATTVIEVGVDVPNATMMVVLSADRFGVSQLHQLRGRVGRGEHAALCMLVSSVDPESTARERLEAVASTLDGFELAEVDLEQRGEGDVLGAAQSGGRSGLKVLRVARDAGIIEAARDAARAVLDADPKLLANPALRLAVDRRLDPDARAALVTA is encoded by the coding sequence GTGGTGTCGAAGGCAGCCGGCGGAGCGCTCCCCGAGGGGCTCGAGCGCCCGCTCGAGCGGCTGCTCGGGAAGGCGCAAGCGGGGAAGCTGCATCGCGCGTTCGGGCTCGAGACGGTCGGCGACCTGCTCTGGCACCTCCCGCGCCGCTACGCGAAGCGCGGCGAGCTCACCGAGCTGCGGAGCCTCGTGCCCGGGGAGCACGTCACCGTCGTCGCGAAGGTGCGGAGCGTCGAGACGCGCGACCTGCAGCGCGACGCGCGCGGCCGCCCGCGCAGCCTCACGAGCATCACGATCACCGACGGCTCGAGCGAGCTCGAGCTCGCGTTCTTCAACCAGGCGTGGCGGAAGGCCGAGCTGCACCAGGGCGTCACCGCGCTCTTCTCCGGTGTCGTCGGCGACTACAAGGGCAAGCGGCAGCTGACCCACCCCGACTACGAGCTCTTCGACGAGGAGGCGGGCGTCGACGCCGAGCGCTGGGCGCAGCAGCCCGTGCCGATCTATCCCGCGACCCAATCGCTCGCGACGACGAAGATCCAGGCGATGGTCGCGCAGGCGCTCGACTCGCTCGACGTCGTGCGCGACCCCGTGCCCGCCGAGGTGCGCGCCGAGCACCGGCTGATGTCGCTGCTCGAGGCGCTCCGCATGGCGCACCAGCCCGAGACCGAGCAGGACGCCTACCGCGCCCGCCACTCGCTCGCGTGGCAGGAGGCGTTCCTGCTGCAGACCTACCTGCTCGCCACCCGCGACTGGTTCGACACCCTCCCGACCCAGCCGAGGCATCCGGGTGCCCTGCTCGAGCGCTTCGACGCGGGCCTGCCGTGGCAGCTCACGGACGACCAGCGCGCGGCGGGCGATGCGATCGCGGCCGATCTCGCGAGCGGCACCGCGATGCACCGGCTCGTGCAGGGCGAGGTCGGCTCGGGCAAGACGGTCGTGGCGACGCGCGCGATGCTCACGGTCGCCGAGTCGGGCGGTCAGGCGGCGCTCCTCGCACCCACCGAGGTGCTCGCGGTGCAGCACCTCCGCTCGATCGTGCGCTCGCTCGGTCCCGAGCTCGCCGCCCAGCTGCAGCCGACGCTCCTCACCGGCCAGATGCCCGCCGCCGACCGCAAGCGCGCGGCGCTCGCGATCGCGGCGGGGTCGGCGCGCATCGTCGTCGGCACGCACGCGCTGCTGAGCGAGCGCACGACCTTCGCCGAGCTCGCGCTCGTCGTCATCGACGAGCAGCACCGCTTCGGCGTCGCCCAGCGCGAGGCGCTGCGCGCGAAGGGCATCCACCCGCACACGCTCGTTCTCACCGCGACGCCGATCCCGCGCACGATCGCGATGACCGCGTTCGGCGACCTCGACGTCTCGACCATCCGATCGCTCCCCGCGGGCCGCAGCCCGATCAAGACGTTCGTCGTCGATCCCGTCGAGCGCCCCGCGCACTTCGGGCGCGTGTGGTCGCGGATGCGCGAGGAGCTCGACGCCGGCCGGCAGGCGTTCGTCGTCTGCCCGGCGATCTCGCCCGGCAAGCTCGAGGGCATCGACCGGAGCGACGACGAGGCGGATGCGTCGGCGGGCACGAGGCCGCTGCCTCCCGTCGACGACGTGGTGACGACGCTCGCGCGGCTGCGTGAGCGGCCGGAGCTGCGGGGCAAGGTGCTCGCGCAGCTCACCGGGGCCGACACGACGGAGCAGAAGGACGCGGTCATGCGCGCGTTCCGCGATCGCGAGATCGACGTGCTCGTCGCGACGACCGTCATCGAGGTCGGCGTCGATGTGCCGAACGCGACGATGATGGTCGTGCTCTCGGCCGATCGCTTCGGCGTCTCGCAGCTGCACCAGCTGCGCGGCCGCGTCGGCCGCGGCGAGCACGCGGCGCTGTGCATGCTCGTCTCCTCGGTCGATCCCGAGAGCACCGCTCGCGAGCGGCTCGAGGCGGTCGCCTCGACCCTCGACGGCTTCGAGCTCGCCGAGGTCGACCTCGAGCAGCGCGGCGAGGGCGACGTGCTCGGCGCCGCGCAGTCGGGCGGCCGCAGCGGGCTCAAGGTGCTCCGGGTCGCGCGCGACGCGGGCATCATCGAGGCCGCGCGCGACGCCGCCCGCGCGGTGCTCGACGCCGACCCGAAGCTGCTCGCGAACCCGGCGCTGCGCCTCGCGGTCGACCGCCGGCTCGACCCCGACGCCCGCGCGGCGCTCGTGACGGCGTAG
- the rsmD gene encoding 16S rRNA (guanine(966)-N(2))-methyltransferase RsmD, translating into MTRIIGGLAGGLRLHVPLRGTRPTAERVREAIFSALDARGLCDSANVLDLYAGSGALGLEAASRGAESVVLVERDRAAAKVAERNAAAVAKAGAARAVVEPVSVAQFLQRSGRQFDLVFIDPPYDLPPAELGFVLATLAPLLSHPAVVVVEQSKRSGDLDLPGDLVLERARDYGDTTLHYLATAGTSADA; encoded by the coding sequence GTGACGCGCATCATCGGAGGGCTCGCGGGCGGGCTGCGGCTGCACGTGCCGCTGCGGGGCACGCGCCCGACGGCGGAGCGCGTGCGCGAGGCGATCTTCAGCGCGCTCGACGCGCGCGGGCTGTGCGACAGCGCGAACGTGCTCGACCTCTACGCCGGCTCGGGCGCGCTCGGGCTCGAGGCCGCGAGCCGGGGCGCGGAGTCGGTCGTGCTCGTCGAGCGCGACCGCGCGGCGGCGAAGGTCGCGGAGCGGAACGCCGCGGCGGTCGCGAAGGCGGGCGCGGCGCGCGCGGTCGTCGAGCCGGTGTCGGTCGCGCAGTTCCTGCAGCGCTCGGGGCGGCAGTTCGACCTCGTCTTCATCGACCCGCCCTACGACCTGCCGCCGGCCGAGCTCGGCTTCGTGCTCGCGACGCTCGCGCCGCTGCTCTCGCACCCCGCGGTCGTCGTCGTCGAGCAGTCGAAGCGCTCGGGCGACCTCGACCTGCCGGGCGACCTCGTGCTCGAGCGGGCGCGCGACTACGGCGACACGACGCTGCACTACCTCGCGACGGCGGGCACGAGCGCCGACGCCTGA
- the thiL gene encoding thiamine-phosphate kinase: MDDVTLADVGELEALRRFLPLLPAGDATIVGPGDDAAVVCAPDGRFVVTTDTMLEGADLRLDWSGWHDLGWKAVASNLADIAAMGAVPTSLVVALAVPRATRVADLELFAEGLADGIAAMAPGCGIVGGDLGTAERVTIAVTAFGDMRGADAVLRSGARAGDRVCAVGTLGMSATGLGRLLAASDAAGGTLEPGAARRLAADDATVRIHLAPTAPVAAGAALAAMGATAMLDVSDGLALDAARVARASAARIALEGAAVDALAARLAIDRDAVLYGGEDHALLVTLPAGIDLPAEVEGAPLTELGVVEAGEGVTLDGAPLEPRGWDPYRA, from the coding sequence ATGGACGACGTGACGCTGGCCGACGTCGGCGAGCTCGAGGCGCTCCGCCGCTTCCTGCCGCTGCTCCCGGCGGGCGACGCGACGATCGTCGGCCCCGGTGACGACGCCGCGGTCGTGTGCGCGCCCGACGGCCGCTTCGTCGTCACGACCGACACGATGCTCGAGGGCGCAGACCTCCGGCTCGACTGGTCGGGATGGCACGACCTCGGCTGGAAGGCGGTCGCCTCGAACCTCGCCGACATCGCCGCGATGGGCGCCGTGCCCACTTCGCTCGTCGTGGCGCTCGCGGTGCCGCGCGCGACGCGCGTGGCCGACCTCGAGCTGTTCGCGGAGGGCCTCGCCGACGGCATCGCCGCGATGGCTCCCGGCTGCGGCATCGTCGGCGGCGATCTCGGCACCGCCGAGCGCGTCACGATCGCGGTGACGGCGTTCGGCGACATGCGGGGCGCGGATGCGGTGCTCCGCTCGGGCGCGCGGGCGGGCGACCGCGTGTGCGCCGTCGGCACGCTCGGCATGTCGGCGACGGGCCTCGGCCGCCTGCTCGCGGCGAGCGACGCGGCGGGCGGCACGCTCGAGCCCGGCGCCGCTCGGCGCCTCGCCGCCGACGATGCGACCGTGCGCATCCACCTCGCCCCGACCGCGCCCGTCGCGGCGGGGGCCGCACTCGCGGCGATGGGCGCCACCGCGATGCTCGACGTCTCCGACGGCCTCGCGCTCGACGCCGCCCGCGTGGCCCGCGCATCCGCCGCCCGCATCGCGCTCGAGGGCGCCGCCGTCGACGCGCTCGCGGCCAGGCTGGCCATCGACCGCGACGCGGTGCTCTACGGGGGCGAGGACCACGCGCTGCTCGTCACGCTGCCCGCGGGCATCGACCTCCCGGCCGAGGTCGAGGGCGCGCCGCTGACCGAGCTCGGCGTCGTCGAGGCCGGCGAGGGGGTCACGCTCGACGGTGCGCCGCTCGAGCCCCGCGGCTGGGACCCCTACCGCGCCTGA